CACTAGAGTTGAAACAAACAACAACTGGGGTTGCACAAATTTGCACTATGTTTGATGAGCTGCTATCCTCAAGGCGAGTGCTTATAAAAGTGGGAAAGGAAGAAACAAGAGGAACGGAAGATATTTGAATAATATCacaataatattttaaagcaAAACAAGTGTATCTCAGAATTCGACAAACACGTTCCTTTCACCCCAACTATCATCATCAGAGCCCAATAACAACACAATGACTGAACTCTTATTGGAGCAAGAAAAATTGTTCCTTTCACCCAACATCGGAGACCAAGGATATTTGCGTGTCCTCAAGACCATCTTCTTATTTCTAAAGTCCAGCTATGCATTTCAGAAGAAAACACACCAAATATCAAGGTTTTTCAGAATAACAAGTCACACTCCATTTCATCTGTTATGTGAATCAATCAATAGGTGCCCCTTAATATTGAAGAAGCCTCAAGTCAAGCGAGGGCAATGAGCAAATTACCAAGAACAAATAGCCAGAGCATAGCATATGTGTAAGAGAAATCAGTTGTACCAAAGTCTAAACATGAAATTCAGGCTGAAAAACAAATACTGTATCTTTTATTTCCTCTAACCAAACCATGTCTAAACATGAAAAGCATGCAATAGTAGCCTTACGATATCTCAGTAAATCATAAGCACAAGATCAAAATAAGGAATGCAAAGAACCAAAGCAAAACTCATCATCACTAGTAAAATCCATCAATTAAAGGAAACGAAAAACACATCATCTCAATTCCCAGACATCAAAACAGGCATCAACTAAATAGAAACAGAACCATCACATATATTGAAAAACTCACATTCAGGGAAAGCAGCCTTGTCGACAATCCTCTCAAGAGTATCATAAACCAACTTGCTATCAACCAAGAATCTCAAGTAGCCTTCAACACTAGGCTCCCATCTAGCAAGAGGCTGCCCCTGCGGCTCCTTCTCCCCCTCCTTGGCTTGATCTTTGGTATGCAGCTTCATAGCCACAAATCTCATCTCCTCCACAAACCCCTTCGCCTCGCCAGGGTACCTCTTTTTCCCCTTCTCCGCCGCCGTCGTAGCTGCAACCACCACCATCCTCGACTTCTTCGGCGATATGGGCATGGACAAAAAATGAGCTTGGGGCTTTTGCGAGGCTCCCAATTGAGGTTTCTTGAAGAGGGGTTGAGCGCTGGAGATGGGTGTTATAGAAGACATCGTTTAGCGTGGGGAAGCTGTTATCCAAGGAAGCAGTCAAGAGTTGATGGAGACGGGTAGTTTAATATTGCAGTTGAGTGCAAACAAGATAAGAACGCGGAGAAAAATAAGCACGGGTATGGCTGCAATAATGGCGGTTTGAAGAATTGCAATAGAAAAGATGGGAAGATTATTTTATGTCAATAAATGCTTCTGGAGTTCGCGATTGTctgtataaaaataaatcaaaagaaGGAATAACGGTTATTCCGCCATGGAAATTCCAATTGGATAGATCCGTCCGTTTTTTTTTCCTGTTGAAGAAGGGGAGAGAGAGATACAGCGTCACGCTACGCCACGCCAACTCTGGCCTTTGGTGGGTGTTTTACCCACTTACGACGTCGTATCAGCTTCTTGCTTCGGTCTCTATATAATTTTAtcgttaattttttatatacacaaaaaatcaactcttttttatatttatgtgccTCGTGGAGTGTAAACAGTCACATGGTTCTTTCGGTACCATCAAATTTTATTCTTGTTTAAGGTGCAACAAACAAAATTTATGCTCCCAACTGAGATactagagcatccacagtggaaCGGATGTCCCGACGGATATCCCAAcagacttcccaaaaacatctCTTGTCACATCATAAGGACCTCCAACtacactgtcacgtcataaggacattccACTGCAtaatggcggacatcccaaggacatccacaataataaaaaatcacaaattcaccaaattaaacaatttacggaattaaagttcaacgagccgtatatataaaattttgaaaaaatcgggacgtccgtcgtggcatCGCAATGGTGGACGTCGTCGGAAAGCCGCGGACCTGCACTGTCCGCAAGCGACTTCCGCGTCCGCCAGTCTCTCGCCTAATGGCGGGCGTCCGGCACGCCAGTCCAACGTACGCCGGGACGCCCGCcgctgctgatgctcttagcGCATAGATCTAACAAATTTTGTATCGCATATCTATCCTTTCCAAATAGCTACCCACTCTATGTAACACGAGGCTTTAAAAGTGGTGAaaaatatctttttcatttctttgtTGGCGGAAGCAGGAAAATTAATTGTGAAGGATTAATAGTTAATACTGATTATTAGTGAGGTAACCTTTTTCTTTACGATTTTAATTCTTCTTCTTTAAATTATTTCGGCACCCATTTCTTTTCCTATTCTCCCCAAGATTTTCAAAAGCATCAACTCATCATTAAGATCCAAGTAGAAAAAGAATGAATTGGTTAAATTAAGCCCCTCCTCTAGTTGGCCACCTATATAAATGGTTAATAAATATAGATTATCTTATGTTAGTTGCTTAAAATTGTTGAGCTTGAGAGAGAAGTTTATTGTTTTTatacaataacaaaaaaattagtactaggAGTACTATCTTAATTTTAGTTGCGTCTCCTTGACCGTGTTTCTAAATAAATCATTTGAGTATTTACTAATACCCTCTTGAAAATGGAAACTTTTGAAACGGTTAGGAATTTTAATGaataatgggaaaaaaaaagtagtaaaagagaaagaaaaaaagtagtgGAAGTAGTGTATCGTGGAGtccattttttaaaatggaaagtttagaAAGTTTATACGAATgagaccaaaatgaaaatagtttctaCTCGTAAGAAAAGGATgtagtataaaaataaaatattttaattaatttttaattgaaaatttatagaatgttaaaaaattatagtatatcCCCATTTATGAACACTAATAATCAATTTTTATCTAATAAAAGAACAATAAATTTTGGCGGCATTCGGTTGGGGAGACTAATCTGGCTTACAACTTTAATTTTGTGTTCGGTTGCTAATATTGGAAATTTTGTCGGCCCAATACTAAAAAAAGGCCCGTGTCTGGCCCGTCCACATGATATAATTTTTTGCATTGAAATACCGACTATTCACCGGAGCTTCAACCCTCCGACTATTTCATCTCACCGCATCTCTCTTTTGTTCCCCATTATCACTTTCCAATATTTATCTAGTCTTACAACCAATCCAACTACTAATTTATATAAGCAACCGAACACAGTCTTTTTAAATGCTAATCATATACTAGTAGTTCATTAAACTCTTGACAATAGGTTTAGAATCAAACTAATgcataaaataatgaaattaaatactttttattaatttttcctTATTGTTTTGTAATGAAAATATGATTAATACGGAGTATatttatgagaaaaaaaaatcatttgtgGCGTACtctacaaaataatttcaattttttatcttAATTTAATCATATCTTCCAAacaacatactccctccgtccatatgTAGTtgaggcgtttcattttcagcactcgttttggaaaaataataataaatagttaaaatagagaaaatgtaaaataagagaaagattaatatagagaagactcttaaccatattattctcttttttactttactttctctgtactttaactatttattataattttttcaaaatgagtgctcaaaatgaaacgcctctactatatagggacggaggaagtacaaaatagtagtattaatttaatcttTATCTTTACAACTCATTCTAATAATTGCAATTTTCATTCTTGATTTTTCCTAGCAATAAAACCGAACAATGCCTAAATATAGGGTTCATCCAATCAGTTTTAACACAAGTAAAAGAGTcgacacacacacactcatGAAGTTATTGACTTAGTGCTTTATACTATCGACACAATAAGAGTACGATGACTTCACGATTTGTTTATGTCAAGCCGATAGTCAGTGAATGTctccatgttttttttatgtgtaaatgaatttaaatttaaaggtaAGTTAATGAATCTGCAACATGTTAAATGCATTAGTCGAAATAACAGAAGATTAGAAAAGCATACTAGATCGAATATTACTAATAGTTTAAAGATGATGGAAATGAATCTAGATGATGGAGTCAATTAAAATTGGAACATATCTTTCTAATCTCCCCTTCCAAACCAGTCTTGACGTCGATGGTGCTCATTTTGATCATAGCTTTTGGGAACTCAAAATTGAACCTAACACCAAGCAACCCTCTCACATTCCCCGCATAATTCTCCACCACTCGTCGCGTGGACGCGTCGCCCCACAGCCTCTGGTCGGACTCGAGAATGCCATAGCCATCTCGAACGTTTTTGAAGAAGCTGACGTCGAATTTCAGCTGACTGTCTTTGTCAAGAGCCACTCTCTGTGAGCCATCGCCTGCTTTTGGGCAGAGCGTTTGCAACGGCTGCAGGAACGCTTGAGTCATGCTCGGATCTGCACTCCCCGTTATGGTAAAGTTGTAGAGTTGATATCGAAAGAACCGACAGTCCGTTTGCCCTATCGTATGTGCTCCTGCATAGATGTGTATGTGATATGAATAATACGATCACTACAAAAAACTTATCATTTTGGGCCAAAAAAATGATAagcaaatttttaaaaataaccatAATTTAGGATGTAAAAGAAAGCGTCCCTAAGTTGAGGGAAATTATCTTACCTTAATTTTAGTTAGGACAGTAACAATAAGGACACTTTATGAAGCGTTGGTggtataattaaagtattaaacACACAAATTAGCGTccttaatagcattaaaaagTGTTTTTACCGAATTTTTTTGTTGCAGTGGATGGATGTAGAGGGTTTGATCTTAATGTTATAAGCAATGAAAAGAGGAAAATGTTGTTATCAAAATTAAGTATGTTTACCAACTAGTGCGACAAGATCATGGTCATCTAGGCCTTTGGCTGCAAACTTCTGCCTCTGGACAGCAACAGAGTCCGCAGGGCCGGGTAAGTTGGAGGCGTCGGACGACAAAGAAACACGGCCGTCTCTTCTCCCAGTCGGCACTCCCCAGCTTGGGCCACCACTCTCAAATAATGTAACAAAGTGGTAAGTAATTAACAAAATATAGTATATTCACAACATAAAGATAAAaacatagtagtactatttatttgTGATGTGTGAAAATGCTTACGAAATCGAAAGCGTAGCGAGCAGCCAGTGCGAGGATAGACGACGCCAGGGCATGCGACCTCAAGCTGAGGCTTGGCATCATCAATCACTTGGAAGCCTCTCAGCCCCAGATTAGGAAATGCTTTCCTCTCGGATGAAGACGAACCGATGCATCGCAACCCTGAGACGTACGATTAATCAACCTATTACTACGTAGAATCAAAATAGCTAGCTTGTTGTGAATTTTGTTTAATTACTTGAACAAAACAATCATGAAAATGGAGGCGAAGCAAGGGAGCAGCAAGAGTGGGGTCTTTGTCGAAGTACTTCTCCACGATCGACTCGGATTTTGGACATGATGAAGAGCAGAAGCCGGTCTTTAAATCGCCCTCGCCATACATTACCACCACCGTCATCATCGCCACCATCAAGACTAAGTGTAGACACtccatttttttaaagatttacTACAACTTAATTTGTGCTCATATTTATATGAGTGTGTGTGTTGTTGGCTCAATTATTGATCGATCGATTGTGAATTAGTGGAGGTTAGACGTGTGAAGCATGAGaattttatatttggatttgTTGCATTTGCATGATTTACATTAGTGGAGTGATTTTCATTTGAGGTGTATAGTTTCTTGATTTGTCTGTTAATAGTACTACTTGTGTAAAATATACATCTGGTGTGCACTAGACTAGTAACCTGAAACATGGGGATTGATCATAAACTATTAGTAAATGATATAGTATTTggcatttaatttcatttttaaagatatatatatatatatatatatatatatagggtcttgttaggttgagattttttagcttaattgagaattgagatgcattttcagccactcattttgaaatgtcaactgcaagtagattatgtcaactaaggggtattatcgtcatttcatttcaatagccagaatatcaaatgtcaacaactcgtattaaaatgtcaacaactaaaaaaaatttaatttttttaattttttttaatttttttaatttttttaatttttttttaaattttcgcgcgatgtcaactactgagacattatgtcaactacgatgtgtagtctgcacatcaaatgtcaatagctctgcacatcaaatgtcaacagcttataattgacattatatatgtgtagttgacatgaattgtatatgtagttgacattatatgtgtgtagttgacatgaattgtatatgtagttgacattacatgtgtgtagttgacatgaattgtatatgtagttgacaaaaaataaaaaaaaattaaataaataaaataaataaaaaataaaaaatcgaaaaaaaataatttttttaaaaaaaataaaaaaaatatttattaaataaaatatatgatgaaattacaaatatgccctttcacaattaattaatgtaaaaatattttccatgtggcaaattctggaccactcatttaataaaaatgagtggcttataatgcatctcaattctcaattaggctaaataatctcaattgatcacaaccctatatatatatatatatatatatatatatatatgactcACATTGTAAAACTAAAAGGAAGGAGTACAGTATTGGAAATTTGAAAACGGTACTACAAACTATATAAAAGTTCCCAAACTTGTATACTTCTTTTGATTAACCTCAAGaaatatcataaatttgttTGACAACCAAATGTGCAAAATAGTAAGAAATACACTGGTTTGGATTGGTAATGTGATTTAGTGGAAGCTTTTAGTCTCAATAATAGTTGGGCGAATCAACGGCTGCCAAAGTATGCACCTTCACCTTATCCAACAACCAAAATTTAATCTGGACCAAAATTCATCTAAATCCAACTTAATGGCCTTGAGTGATGTACGTATAAATAATTGCTTGAGTCTAACTATGAGAAGATCATTTTATCATGATAAACCAATGTATTTTCACCAAAAGCTATTGACCCTATAGATTAATAAAATTCATGTCGGTGTTACTTTTCCTTGTGGGTTTCTTTCAAAGAAATTTTCGACAATATAGTTTttaaatatattcaaatctaGATAATTAGACGCTTAGTTGTCAATTGAGTGTCTAAAGAAAGTGTTGTAGGTAAGAAACTAATATACCCAAGGTTTTGACAAAGGAAAAACTAAGGTGTCATGATATGTGTGTATCGCTAGTAGTATCATGTATTTTATTGAAAAGAATTCAATTTTTTGGAGTGGTTTATAGTGGTTcgttaaaaaaattgtaaaaaaactctatatcaTATTAGTGGAACATGAACTTAATTAGCTACATATCTAAGCATTAATGACATCCAGTACTGTGGAGTATCAAGTAACATTACCTAGAGGCCACCCAAATTGTAATCTTTAAACTATTTTTAAGGGGAAAACTACAAATTCAAATATTTAGAATCCATAACCtaatttcttttaattactACTCTCTAGCCTCTTTTCCATTCATCCACGTGTTAATCAACATTTTCAATTGCAAGATAATAATTGTAGTCTCCTCCCTCCTCTTGAATGCTAGTACTTATTTACATGCAAAAGACTTACCATTATGATTAGTGCTCCACTTTTTTTGCTAGCAATTTCATGATAGAGCTAAGCAAATGTGAGTCACTAAGCATTATATGCCCCATTTCAAGCCTTTGTGCTTAATCCATATAAAACTTGAATATATTAGTGCTGAATCAATTTCAtccaaatcaaaactatttaatTCTCACTACTTCAACTCCAAAGGAAATTTTTAGTCTACACATTTTTCACGCATATTCATTAATGTTTACTTTTTTTTGGATTGATTCAATACTACTTTAGTATTCAATTCCTATGTACACAacgtataattttattatacatAAATATACCCTTTTATACGCATGCATATAACTCTGATTAGATATTTGTGCACTCACCTTCGTCTTGCTGCAATGCATcattgttttccttttttacaTGCCTATATCTCTACTAATAACAAGCAGCAAAacaatcaatatatatatatatatatataatctgaAGAAACATTTACATCTGAACTAAGTTCTATTGTCTAACAGTTCAAATAATACTATGATTCTCCAAACTGTTATTCGAGCTCCTGTTTCTCGAGTTATGAGCTAAGCGCCTTAGACGGGGTGATTCTTTGATAAGAGAAACTCCGGGTTCTACAACTCAAGAACTGGAGAACTGCCCTGCATCATTTGTTCGGCTTTGACTTGATTGTTTATTTGATCTAGGCCAAGCAATATATTATGGATAGTGATAATGTAGACACACATGATGGAACGGATATCTTGCACTTCGTTGTTGGTTAGATCTGACTTCAAAGAAAGTTACACATGACATTGATATTTGATGCCTAAAAAATATATCAAGCCCTCCCATTTGTGACTATGCCATCACCAACACCTCCCCCGTCGCTTCCCAACTCAGTCGCAGTTGATTCCACAAGCCACTGCAAGGAAAACGTTTTGAGCAGGaaatataaataactaaaaattggATTCATATAAAACCATGAAGGATAATAAGCAGGCAAACCTGGAGTTCTTGTTCCGCTTGTTTGAATCTCTCATCACAGTCTCTCATGTGCAGATAACACTTATGCACCTGCACAAATTACAACATTTACATACAGCAACCAAATATAAGAATTTCTACCTTGAAAAATATAATGTCTAATGGCACATCGCACTACCTTGTTTAATTGTATGTGACGACGTGAAGTTAGCTTCTTTGCAGCAATTACAGAATCCTCCAATTTCTAAGGTCAAACAAATAACTATCATGGAAAGCTACAAAACTAATGCCAATAAATGATGCACTAcaaaaatatagtaatataaAATCTATACCAAAACGAACTACTTACCTGGTAATTCTCTTGCAACTGAGAAACAACTTCTTGTTTTTCTGCAACTAATTCTTCCATCTCAGATCTCTGATCAATAAAACAATGTATTTCTATTACCACCTGAATGGTGACTGATCTTTCACTATAATAGTTGGCATCTAACCAAGTTCCAAATTTATTATGAAGTTCTTTCATTAAACAATTAGACATATAAATCGGTTCATACAACTATGAATAAGTGACAGGTCTACTCCATACATCAAAAGAAATGTAGAATATTGTATGGATATACATTTCTAATATTCACTCATGAGCTGATTTTGAAAGCTTTTAAGAATATGATGCCAATCTAGATACATGCTGGAAAAAACTCATTTCATGCAACCAGAATTCAATGTATTTATCATAAGGACATGCAGACAGGCATGTAATAGTACTGGCAACAAGTTTCTACCAGGCCACCACAACAGAGATGAGATCTAACATGACATGTGGTGCCTCTGCCCAAATTAACAGAACACAATTTAATTGGGTTCACCATTTCACCCTAACTGGATTGAGGTTAAACCAGGGCTTGCTTTTACATCTTTCCCCATTTTCAAACTTATTGAATTATAGAGGCCAAGCTACAAAAATAGCCATGCCATATAATATTGGATGGTTTAATTCTACATTTTTACAATGAGTACCTCTTTACGAATTTCTTGAAGCTTCAGACTTAAAACTGCTAATTGGTTTTCTCCCTGTTGAACACAAGAAATAATAAGCATAGCAGTTACCAGATTTCTTCATGACTAGATCTAGACATATATACAATCAAGAGTTCAACCTGATCCATTTCATCATTGAAAGAATCCAATGAAATCTCCCTACTCCCATGATCATCAAATCTGGATCTGGCAAAAATACACAGTGAACAATTCCAATTAGCAGTTTTCCATCAGAAAACTAATGATCAATTAACTACATGCAACAGCTATGAGTTGAATATGTAGGACAGAATCATGAATTGTCTGGCAACATTAAATACCAAGATAATGAGTAATGCAAATTAAATATGCAGGCAGCCCAGGACTAGAAAGTTTTACCTCTTCGGATAATGATGTTGTTGCTCATTATCCTTGTCCCCACTTCTATGATGAATGGCGTTTCTCTGTTGCTCAGTATTCTTTTCACCATCTCTATCCCAGTCGCGCTCACGCTTTCTCCCATGATCCTGCTCAACATCATCTACATGTCTGCTATAGT
This sequence is a window from Salvia splendens isolate huo1 chromosome 5, SspV2, whole genome shotgun sequence. Protein-coding genes within it:
- the LOC121805434 gene encoding zinc finger CCCH domain-containing protein 25-like, which produces MTVDDNSSIYVGGLPYDITEDGLRRIFYVYGAVIAVKIINDRTVGGKCYGFVTFANPRSSVQAIREMDGKTIHGRVVKVNDVRSRNGKPHFNRDSRRDSDRSIDGDRGRDHGREDSYDRHRHHDGHRDRSLDHEENRERGHDRTHGHDRMRDHYVDEERFRDYSRHVDDVEQDHGRKRERDWDRDGEKNTEQQRNAIHHRSGDKDNEQQHHYPKRSRFDDHGSREISLDSFNDEMDQGENQLAVLSLKLQEIRKERSEMEELVAEKQEVVSQLQENYQKLEDSVIAAKKLTSRRHIQLNKVHKCYLHMRDCDERFKQAEQELQWLVESTATELGSDGGGVGDGIVTNGRA